Below is a genomic region from Cotesia glomerata isolate CgM1 linkage group LG5, MPM_Cglom_v2.3, whole genome shotgun sequence.
CTTTCACCTCTTTCTCTTCCTAAATTCCTGCAGGTTAGGTATATTatgtaccttttttttttcttttttattctgGAAAACTTTTACATTCAATACTTTAACTGACAAGTACTTTATCTACTCCGTAATTTAatgagaataaaattaaactcactaatttatttcttgacAACTATCGTAGCGTTCTACTTAcagtttgataattataacttttgatttatttttttttatccgcaataaattaaaaaaaaaaattattaaactttcacattcattaaattaaattgttctCAAACTCATAAGTACTTTCACTGGTTGTTTTGCAAATCACTCACAATATTGTGAAATATCATCATTGTTtgttatacatttttatattccacCACATATCAAGTcaattgatatatatatatgtttatgtttttaaaaataattatcaacaaaaaatcaatatcgATAGTTCATTGATAAGTAATCGCTGACAGTAAATTTATGTGTCAATATGGTAAATATTGTCTAGGTAAGTagcaaaaaattgtcaaaggATTAAATACCATAAAATTGACAGTTTATTGAGCTGCCAATgacatttaatatatttattttcttgaaatcGTTGAATTGATTGACGTCAACATAACCTTCTCATCTTATCAAGCTCTCACTCATCAGTTAATTATTAGACATCATCATGGGTTTTATATGCTGTGTATATCTTGTCTTGATAAAATATGTTATTGTCATGCTGAAATGTGAATGGCGCATTACATTAGTTATAAAAGAAGACAAGTGTATGAACTAAGTATAATGAGAATGAGTGAGATAATCCATACAAGCCGGAGAATAGATATATTCGTATCATCGGTGAGGTGTgacttgattattttttattaatccacAGCACTTagttactttaattttttaattaacatatttttagGTATTTgtttactaaaataattattcatttcagTCAGTGTAATTACgttttttagttaaaacacgagcacttaaaaatttttcattagatACGCGATTGTAAACCGCGAGTCGCGAGATTCGCGTTGACACCGCTGTAATTTTCGTCGGCAAAACTCCGTTGCACTCTCGGGGCTAGTGACCTCTGTACCGGGGTATTCTAAgctatttcttattttttttctttattttttattatttaaggaGGGGATATTTTAAGGTACTttcacattatttttaaattaactatatttgtaagaaaaatattattattgttattattgatgTTTCAGGTatggaaaaaattgtttccGACAACCAGAAGATATCAATTGTTGGTATATATTccaatgaaatataaaaaatatattgggAAAACTGAAAATTCACCAAGATAAGTTGTCAAAAGTTATTGAAGATAATGAGTAATTtgattattgtaaatattattttaatctattaaaacttcaaaatttattgatgttttttaagatgtaatatttgttattcttcctgatatttaaaaaaaaaattaattgaaatagttttaagtttaaagagtttgattacaattatttaaaattataatgatatattttaGGAACTGCAAAAATTCTTCGGTGATTGTTGACTTGACTTCAATTGTTTTTACtgatatttaacaatttcgTTATTGTTAAAAACGTAATTATTagatactaaatttttatttttatttctaataatttaacataaatttatgtatcttttaatttttcagttattacACAACTCATAACTATGACATTTAAAAAGGTTATCagtgaaagaaaaattaaacattaaatacAATCATGTACAACAATTTTACACTTAATGTTCCATATTTCAActaaacatgaaaattaatttagcacatatttattaaatttaaataattttttaacgaataaattggacaaaaaaaaaatgaaaaaaaaattgacatgtagaaattaaaaaaattaaaaatgcaattttttaaaagttatttttcagaacaaatgtgttaaaaaaattgaaaaattatcaaatgactactaactttaatgtcatcaaCTAAACTATACGTAATTATTgcttgtttaaaaatttcccgcttaaatataaaactaaaaagagGGCGCTACTTTtaacaatgtttttttattttttcaagtcaagtcaataaattattttttctaaaaaatgtaaaaaagaaCTCTTATTTCattctaaaaaagaaaaaaaattcataatataaaataaaaaaaaatattcaatgaaatttattttttaaaaaattaaaaaaaaaacagttttttttttagttaatttttttttaatttgatcaGACCGGAAATGAGTGAGTTCTTTTCCCGAAATGAAATGcaagataattttattcaatggCCGAATTTTTCACAAGCTGTCagtgacgaaaaaaaaaaagttttttttttactattgttgttaattagatatttgtaaaaatgggAAAAGGGTTCAATAATTACATgtgtaaaaagttttttcatcCAGCTTCACGTGACAATTTAAAAAGAGTACGTAACTTTgttgtcattatttatttttttttcgttctgttatttaaaaatcagaCATTTTGTAatgagatatttttaaatgtttgttGTTTATTGTTACAGGTATGGATGGCAGAACAGCAGGCTGatgcttataaaaaaaaacaagaagaATTACGAGTTCAATATGAAAAAGAGCAGGATCTTCATAATAACAAGTGAGTACTAGGTTATGTTTACGTTCGTCAACTTGAACACAATCAATTATCCAGccatttaattcattaaaatttttagagccCTGCTGAGTAAAGAAAGTAAGGACAAATTAAGCGTAAACTTTATGTACGAGCCTCCTCCGGGTGCTAAAAAAGAACGAGAAAAAGAAGACAACGAACCAGAGTATAAATTTGAATGGCAGAGAAAATATAATGCACCTAGGGAAAGTTATTGTAAAGGAGACAGCGAAATTAGGGATCAACCTTTTGGTATCCAAGTACGAAATGTTCGATGTATCAAGTGTCACAAATGGGGACATATCAATACtggtaattataatgaaattaattcatatgaatttattaatgtaaGCTTAacttatttggaatttttttttttttttttttatttaaatagacaAAGAATGTCCGATGTATAGTCAGGCAATGAGTGTTGTTCTGGCTAATCAAGAAAAACAAGAAACTCCTTATGCTTTAACGCTGATTCAGCAAATGAGAGAAGATGGAATAGCTTTAAAACAGTAagtattgaaaatgatttaaagttacatatttttagtaaattgataaaaatacaagTATCAAATGGTATGAGGCGTTTTGGGCTCAAGACAATTCATTTCTTATTggaattcaattttaatatttctaaaaaaaatttagaaaatgtcTGAGGAAATTAAAATCCgagcaaaaacagtttcactgtaaaaaaaatcgcgccaagtccacgttcataagactattaagaaaaaaaaattttatttctttacaaaaatatataaaataaaaaattaaaaaatccaagtaaccgatatggttgtatatgattttcggaaattaaaaaaaattttaaattaaaagaaacaattttggaacgtattcagtgtgcgtggttacgaaatatttcactttttatgaaattcctaaaatctatctactaggacttttaaaaaaaattaaagtacacAATCATGCACACCTTTTACACATTTTCGAAAAGAAAATAtgtaaaaacatcaaaaaaaggtaatataaaaattttatctaaaaacatgagagctaaaattttttccaacttttgaaggcaaaaaagccatcgaaatctttatttttttctttcacgataTATTATATCATAAAGTAAAAGACCCAATTATTGTCACTAgcctagttgtttgacacttgcaattttattctaattaaaaaaataaaatatcaaaaaatcatttattgatttattagacttgatttgttttttgtaattaaaataaaattaaaagtgtcgatatctaggccagtgtcaataactgggtcttttaccttaaatgcgccgtaaaaacaagcagaataaaaaaaaattgaaaatgttaatttttcacctagatatggccaaaaataggatggaccccacttgtaaataattaccaaaaaagttCTGAATAGATAGACCCAGAAAACTAgactcagaaaaaaaaattttaataaatacgcACAAAATCCATGATAAAAGAGAAGGGATAAATTTTCGGGGATAATTTGTTTTAGACCCAAAACGCAGtgaaccaaaaatattttttagaaattacattttttatttttcaaaatttctacagtcaattttttttcttgtttttttttaccacaaTTTAGTTactacaaaaattcttaaaatcataaaaaatttgtcaagttaattttcatatcaaatattaattttaatttaattaaaggtCAGCAATAACAGCTCAGCAACATTTGCGAATACCTCAGCATGAAGATCAATTGTTATCAGCGGATGAAGATGAAATGTCTGAAGAAGCATTTTTCAACTCTTTGTCTAAGAAAGAAAAGAAACGATTGATAAAGAAATTAGAAAAGATGGAGAAGAAAAAAGCCAAGAAAGAAAAGAAACGTAAGagcaagaaagaaaaaaagaaaaaatcaaaaaaacgtGAAAGTGTATCTAGCAGTAGCAGCAGCAGCGAAAGTAGTGATAGCGAGTCTGAGAACTCGAGCTCTGAAGATGAGAAGAAACGacggaaaaaaaagaaatctaAAAAGACACACGACTCGAGTTCGAGTTCCTCTGATGAAGAAAGGATTGTAAAGGAAAAAGAGAGATCAAGAGAGAAAGACAGAGAAAAGTTCAAGGATAGGAGGCAAGAAGAAGTTAGAAGAAGAGACGAGAGATTTGATCGTCGACCTGATCGTCGAGATCATGGGCATTATTATGATAAAGAAAGTTTTAAAGATAAGACTGATTATAATCGTGATCGTAATCGGCATGATCGCAAACGAAAGTCTGAAGAATCAGACGAACGAAGATATCGACGTGATAAACGAATCAGGAATTCTTAATCCAGTTACTTTTATTGATTGTTTTATATTAATACTAACATGTTTaccttttaaataatattgtttgtttaaattggtatttatatttgataattatatgAAGGATTTATTGAACCTAATTAACAATGTTACATCGAAGTCACCAATgctgtttttaattaattgttttattatatttcataaatgaGCAAATGTATTTACatgtacaataataatattaataataataagactcTACAATCGACAAACATTATTGGtcatgtaataattaaatgaattacgtttatttttttttttttttttttttttttttttttttatataattattccTGTCGAGCACTAGACAAGTGAaacatgaaataaattttattgatttatataatttataatcgtTTAATAAATcgaattaatgaatttactaTTTACAATAGAGGCAATGAGCatgtttttatataatttgcGCTgaaagatatatatatatatatatatatatatatatatatatatatatattttttttttttttcatttttacaatttatttagttggttaataaataaaaaaaaataaaaaaaaaatagtacgtaattatttttcgaaaaattcgatacgtaaaaaaatctagttatacagtgatttatgtaattttaaattacatatttaattttgttgttttaatttattaagaatagAGAGGATAAAGTATTATACTATTACAATCAACCGTTGCAGGCACGTATTGCACGTCGCTAGCATTAACGCTAGAGAGTGCTTtgctattttaatttacacacAATAGTTAcgtagaaaataataattgtttttttcacttctttcagttttaaataatatagtaACAACAATTATCTAATGtaaatcgttattttttttttttttttttatagaggagtTGCAATTATAACTGcattattttatgtatttaaatctATATATGCCTAAATAATcagcattatttaatattttatcatcaaCAATTTTTCGAATCTACATGAAAAAGATATATCTATCTATTGGTATTTGCGGTGAACACTTGGGCAGTTTGCAATTACTCTTTGTattgtttgttttattaatacgGTATTATCGGCAAAAATTAACagtataattatcatttaaataatttatagaaaaaattaaaaaaaaaaaaaatagcaacaATGATTCCGCAAAATTTGTACTAATTGTACAATCAATTCTCCTCTTTGTTTCGTAGTTTTTATGTACATGACAAACAAAACAAACTTAAACAGTTATATCTTGTGTAGACGGCAGAAATATTGACATCGATATTTCtatttagtttaaataaaaataatcgattGACTTTAACTGATCGACTGCgaggaataaaataaaaacttttaactttaaaaataatatttttaacaatttgacTGTCTCTTACcgctaaattattttacaaacttgaaattaaaaataattacagacATATTTAATATCTCTACAACAAAAACCTTTGGATTAAAGTTAGaagtcaaaagtttatattttaatcctcagtgaaaaatatttctcgttgtaaattttcaactaaagaaaactataaaaaagaaattataacattttatactttaaatcCTTAAATATTACGAATAACTGAAAATATCAGATGCTAAACAACCGAAAAGCAATCGCGCGGCAGTGAATACGCTCGAGATCTTGATAATATCTCGAGCATTCGTTGACTCAGctaaaagaacaaaaaaatatatatgtgtataattTGGGCGTTTTATTAAGACGCGTCTATGCTAGTGCTGCTTTCTCGAGCTAACTATAAATGCTCCGAAAGCTGTGCTACATCCATCATTTCTGAATCTTCTAGACTATTGCGCCCACGCGTgaatctgaaaaataaaataaattaattattctgattttacttttttatcgaTCAAATATTACCTGGATTGTAACTGATAACTTAGTCGGTTGTTAGCTGCCGGAGAATAACATCTTCTGTGACTCGAGCTCAGAGACTGATGTCGTGGGCTACGAGAATTTTTCGACTGGCTGTACAAGCCTTCCAGAACACTTGGAGCAACATAAGTAAAGCCCTGAAATAAATTGTAACAATAATCTACTTACACTTTACAAGATAAATTTAAGGGTGTAGTTAATTTGGTCACTTtcgaaaattcgattttttttttacattttttgaatGGATATGTATCTAAGAATTCACGGGGATGTGTTAAATATTTCGGGTGAAGACtcgcaaattaaattttggtaagattttttattaaaaaaaaatttaaaacgcatttttctcaaaactgtTTTCACGGACAGCCAACACGACTTCTCCGGAACCCGTGGGCCGATccttctaaaattttaaccacGTATTCTACACATAAATACTCACAAAATAGACTATCATCgtgttttttacaaatgacagtgaaaaaagaaacaattatttacttgTTTATTTACAGTTATTATATCAATTCATCTACCCTAGTTAAAtcatgttaaaattaaatttaaatcatattataattaaacataaGTATATTGTTATCTTCATTAtatcctaaattttatattattgtatccactattgcaaaaattattttgtaaattttgtcATTTGGCAACGGCCTTggcattattaaataaataaataaataattttttttggtttttgttacctaaaattaacaacaattgttaaaaattaatatcagtagtctacactgaaaaaaaaaatttttttgtccagaaaaaaatttcttggctcaagaatcgtttaaaataaattttggtttttcgacaaaagaatatcaatatctatcatgataataaactattggcattaattttgatagattaaCAAATGAACAGGTTCActtgaataaaacaaaaaataattcgattaattcgatcaattcttgagacaagaaaatatattcttgaaaattatcaagaatatattcttgtaacaaaaaaattttctcaaaagtagtaattttttttctcagtgtatttTGTAACGATTGTCATACAAAATCTAAAACACTTcggttttttttgttttaaataagcTGTTGCCTAATCATCGTGTAGGAGCCGACTTGCCTCAAAATGATGGCATTCCGTTTGAATACGAATTTTGTAcaagaaaactgaaaaaaaattaataaaaaaatttttatttttgtaatttaagacttcatttagtaattatttacaagtggggtaaACCCATGCTAGcccatgttaaatttttttttgatcaattatttttttttgattgttcgttttttatgtacttttcaaaaaaaaaaaatatatcaaaaacatcaaaaaaagatagaatagaaattttatcgaaaGCCAGACATAacagccaaaattttttccaactttaaAAAGCtgtcgaaatctttatttttttctttcacgacatttattatcataaatgcgccgtaaaaacaagcagaataaaaaaaaatttggaaatgttaattttttaactagttATGGCCGAAAATTGGGTTGactccacttgtaaataattacctttcATTGATCATGCCTAACAACTTTTACTAACATATCTTTAATAGCAAGCTCATGAGAAATTCCCAAaaatagcttttttttttatccgatAAACTATACTACACCCTTAAGTTTCAGCCagtgacaaaaaattattattttatttaaaaaatgactcattaaagttaaataaaaatactttacctcaaatattaaattcgcAGACTCACTTAGAGTGCTTTCGACAGGTGAATCAACAGGGACAGTTGCCGTAAACTGTTCGTCAAACTGAGACGTATCATCAGCGCTCTTCAAAGATGGTTTGAAAGGCGGCTCCAATTTACGCGAGATAACATCTTGCCAACTGATATGTTTGAAAAAGTTGTGATTCATAATCTGTTCGGCATCTTCAGGACCTGACCCTAATCTCTGGGGTACTTGTCTCTTCAGGAGCTTCCTTATCAAATCCCTGGCATCTGGCGTTAGATATTGCGGCAAAGCCAACTTACCTTTTAATATCTTCTCAATAGTTTTTTTACGATCGTCGGCAGTAAATGGTGGCATGCCAGTCAACATGTCGTACATTAAAGCACCAAGGCTCCACCAGTCTACAGCTTTTCCATGGCCACTTCTTGTTAATATTTCCGGTGCCATGTACTCAATCGTTCCGCAAAACGTATGAGTCACAGTTCCTTCTTGAATGTGCTCTTTGCACAGCCCAAAGTCTGTTAATTTAACGTGGCCTTCGCGATCCAACAGAATATTCTCAGGCTTTAAGTCGCGATAAATTATCCCCAACTTATGGAGGTGCTGGAGCGCGAGTATTATCTCAGATAAATAGAAACAGGCCGTATCTTCGAGAAATATTCCTTCACGATCTAAGTAAGTAAATAGTTCACCGCCACACAGATACTCAAGAATCAAATAAAGTTTACCCCCTGTTTGAAAtgcataaattaaattaacaataaatggATGTTTTACCGCTTCAAGAATATTTCTCTCTGCTTTGGTATGAGCTGTATCCTTCTGGTTCCGAATAATCGAGGCCTTGCACAAGACTTTCATTGCGAAAATACTTCCTTTGTCTTTACCACTTACTTTTCTTACTTGAAATACTTTTCCGTAGCCACCTTCGCCTAAAATTTTGCACAGTTCGAAATCCTTAGGGCCGACCTTTTCATCGCTAGGATTAACAGTCTGCTCTGAGAGTTGAACTCTCTCTACATCCTCGGAtctaaagtttaaataaaagcataaatattttgtctcagataaataaattaaaaatacaacaatAAACTTACTCCAAAATTTCATTCACATCAGGATGCGTGTTGTACTCGctctgtaaataataaaaaaataataaatatgttagctCGCTCGgtgattgaaaattaataagaatattatataaataattacctccGCAACTTCGAGAATATCATCGTCATCAGACTCATCTTGATCGACATTATCGCCGTCGTGCAGCTCTATGTCGAATATTCCGGCCATATTATTGGTAAttagcaaatattttttttaataacaaattatatctGATTACATCGACTGTTGCTGATTCGTTGCGTTCTAACAAactaaactaaattattttttttatatcgcGTGGTTATCAAGGTCGTTTGAATACGCCTCaacactaaaataataattctgcTCAATTAATCTCACGATTAATTAACACAACCAGCAATAATGTTCTCGCTATATTATTCAACTGATATACACActatgtgtgttttttttgcCAAGCACAAGGGTTAAGATTTTAGTTTCGTCTTGAACGTATTTTGCCCGGATCAAATACCACTCAGTATTTA
It encodes:
- the LOC123265931 gene encoding ribosomal protein S6 kinase beta-1 codes for the protein MAGIFDIELHDGDNVDQDESDDDDILEVAESEYNTHPDVNEILESEDVERVQLSEQTVNPSDEKVGPKDFELCKILGEGGYGKVFQVRKVSGKDKGSIFAMKVLCKASIIRNQKDTAHTKAERNILEAVKHPFIVNLIYAFQTGGKLYLILEYLCGGELFTYLDREGIFLEDTACFYLSEIILALQHLHKLGIIYRDLKPENILLDREGHVKLTDFGLCKEHIQEGTVTHTFCGTIEYMAPEILTRSGHGKAVDWWSLGALMYDMLTGMPPFTADDRKKTIEKILKGKLALPQYLTPDARDLIRKLLKRQVPQRLGSGPEDAEQIMNHNFFKHISWQDVISRKLEPPFKPSLKSADDTSQFDEQFTATVPVDSPVESTLSESANLIFEGFTYVAPSVLEGLYSQSKNSRSPRHQSLSSSHRRCYSPAANNRLSYQLQSRFTRGRNSLEDSEMMDVAQLSEHL
- the LOC123265932 gene encoding corepressor interacting with RBPJ 1, whose amino-acid sequence is MGKGFNNYMCKKFFHPASRDNLKRVWMAEQQADAYKKKQEELRVQYEKEQDLHNNKALLSKESKDKLSVNFMYEPPPGAKKEREKEDNEPEYKFEWQRKYNAPRESYCKGDSEIRDQPFGIQVRNVRCIKCHKWGHINTDKECPMYSQAMSVVLANQEKQETPYALTLIQQMREDGIALKQSAITAQQHLRIPQHEDQLLSADEDEMSEEAFFNSLSKKEKKRLIKKLEKMEKKKAKKEKKRKSKKEKKKKSKKRESVSSSSSSSESSDSESENSSSEDEKKRRKKKKSKKTHDSSSSSSDEERIVKEKERSREKDREKFKDRRQEEVRRRDERFDRRPDRRDHGHYYDKESFKDKTDYNRDRNRHDRKRKSEESDERRYRRDKRIRNS